A region from the Salidesulfovibrio onnuriiensis genome encodes:
- a CDS encoding HAD family hydrolase: MGFKGVVFDMDDVVYLEREYVRSGFQAVARALSEERNGEIFDLLWTMLGQECGQDVFSRLLSERPELGGGWTAEDLGEIYWTHEPEITLLPSIRALVEELQDRGVKCGLVSDGDCEVQERKARALGADELFDAVLLTHRFDREPWKLSSLCLDFVAHNMDLLNETLVYVGDNPVKDFLGAQKLGWSSVLLEQPGQFRDQEATPLAAPSHTVEGVEALRELLLGMTRES; encoded by the coding sequence GTGGGATTCAAGGGTGTCGTTTTTGATATGGACGACGTTGTCTATCTGGAACGGGAATACGTGCGCAGCGGCTTCCAGGCCGTGGCGCGCGCCTTGTCGGAAGAGAGGAACGGGGAGATTTTCGACCTGCTGTGGACCATGCTCGGTCAGGAATGCGGGCAGGACGTGTTCAGCCGTCTGCTGAGCGAACGCCCGGAACTGGGCGGCGGCTGGACGGCCGAGGACCTGGGCGAGATCTATTGGACCCACGAGCCCGAGATCACTTTGCTGCCATCCATTCGCGCACTGGTGGAAGAGCTCCAGGACCGGGGCGTCAAATGCGGGCTGGTGTCCGACGGCGACTGCGAGGTGCAGGAGCGCAAAGCCCGCGCCCTGGGCGCGGACGAGCTCTTTGACGCGGTGCTTCTGACCCATCGTTTCGACCGGGAACCGTGGAAGCTTTCCTCCCTGTGCCTGGACTTCGTGGCCCACAATATGGACCTGCTCAATGAAACCCTTGTCTATGTGGGCGATAATCCAGTAAAAGACTTTCTTGGAGCACAAAAGCTCGGCTGGAGTTCCGTGCTGCTGGAGCAACCCGGTCAGTTCCGGGACCAGGAGGCGACCCCCCTGGCCGCGCCCTCGCACACGGTGGAGGGCGTGGAGGCGCTTCGGGAACTCCTGCTGGGCATGACCAGGGAATCATGA
- a CDS encoding DegT/DnrJ/EryC1/StrS family aminotransferase, producing the protein MSKPDRIFLSPPHMGGHELDYVHQAFEANFIAPAGPQLAEFEKRFCELTGFGHCLALASGTAAMHLALRRLGVERGDVVIASTLTFIGSVSPATFLGAELVFVDCDPVSWNMDPVLLEQAIAMATDKGRRVGAVIPTDLYGQCADYDRIREICDRHGIPLVIDAAESVGASYKGRPAGRGGRAAIYSFNGNKIITTSGGGMLASDDGELIDKARWLSQQARDAAPHYEHSTIGYNYRMSNVVAAIGLGQLDVLPDRVARRREIFSWYERALGGLPGVTLAPEADYGVHNRWLTVALFDESFGAAPERVRLALEAENIESRPVWKPMHLQPVFRDAAVVGGAVAEDLFTRGLCLPSGTAMTEGDLERVAAVIRRCGR; encoded by the coding sequence GTGAGCAAGCCGGACCGGATATTTCTTTCCCCGCCGCACATGGGCGGCCACGAACTCGATTATGTGCACCAAGCCTTCGAGGCCAATTTCATCGCCCCCGCAGGCCCCCAGCTGGCGGAATTCGAAAAACGGTTCTGCGAACTGACCGGCTTTGGCCACTGTCTGGCCCTGGCCAGCGGCACCGCGGCCATGCATTTGGCCCTGCGCCGTTTGGGCGTGGAGCGGGGAGACGTGGTCATCGCCTCCACCCTGACCTTTATCGGTTCTGTTTCCCCGGCCACCTTCCTGGGCGCGGAGCTTGTTTTCGTGGACTGCGATCCTGTGTCCTGGAACATGGACCCGGTCCTGCTGGAACAGGCCATTGCCATGGCCACGGACAAAGGCAGGCGCGTGGGCGCGGTCATTCCCACGGATCTCTACGGCCAGTGCGCGGACTACGACCGCATCCGGGAGATCTGCGACCGTCACGGCATTCCCCTGGTCATAGACGCCGCCGAATCCGTGGGCGCCAGCTACAAGGGCCGTCCCGCCGGGCGCGGCGGCCGGGCCGCTATCTATTCCTTCAACGGCAACAAGATTATCACCACCTCCGGCGGCGGCATGCTGGCCTCGGACGACGGAGAGCTCATCGACAAGGCCCGTTGGCTTTCCCAGCAGGCCAGGGACGCCGCCCCGCACTACGAGCATTCCACCATCGGCTACAATTACCGCATGAGCAACGTGGTTGCGGCCATCGGCCTGGGGCAGCTGGATGTCCTGCCGGACCGCGTTGCCCGTAGGCGCGAGATTTTTTCCTGGTACGAACGAGCCCTGGGCGGCCTGCCGGGCGTGACCCTGGCTCCGGAAGCCGACTACGGCGTGCACAACCGCTGGCTCACAGTGGCCTTGTTCGACGAGTCCTTCGGGGCCGCACCCGAGCGGGTGCGCCTGGCCCTGGAGGCCGAAAACATAGAGTCCCGGCCGGTCTGGAAACCCATGCATCTCCAGCCCGTGTTCAGGGACGCCGCCGTGGTGGGCGGAGCGGTCGCCGAGGACCTTTTTACCCGGGGGCTGTGTCTGCCTTCGGGCACGGCCATGACCGAGGGCGACCTGGAGCGCGTGGCGGCGGTGATCCGGAGGTGCGGCCGATGA
- a CDS encoding polysaccharide biosynthesis protein produces MRALMPNLRNTNFYIMLLLDALVFGLSLWTAYLFRFDFSIPSGFAVQLLRLLPYAVAVKLGVFLIFGMYRGMWRYTSLGDLWKLLRLSFLQSGALLSLMLFVFQAEAFPRSVFILDWGLSLGMTAALRVAIRVFYARSLGRAVSVADRKRVLVIGAGDDAEKIIREMMDSHRLNYEPVGLIDEDRAKRGRTIHGAAVLGGLDSLEDAVDQYRVDEIFIAVSEATPEAMRAMVERCKGTGLPYRILPAMSEIMDGRVDVKALRDIRYLDLLGRSQVNLDTGRIQSYLSGRTVLVTGCGGSIGSELCRQIVRFKPSRLVLVDAGEYNLYQIEMELVHEFGVGNLVTVLGNITDAELMNRVFAEYRPSVVFHAAAYKHVPMLERNPWQAVRNNILGSRVVMETAVAHGVDRFVVVSTDKAVRPTNVMGASKRVTELLMREYQGRGTRFMAVRFGNVLGSSGSVVPLFRRQIEKGGPVTVTHPEVTRYFMSIAEAAQLILQAGSMGEPGNGGEIFVLDMGVPVKIADMARDLIRLSGKEPDVDVEIAFTGLREGEKLYEELITEGEGIVRTEHDKILVLGPAAEVGSPSPDLGRAVGDLLAAASAHDGAAIRELLAILVPEYTPGG; encoded by the coding sequence ATGAGAGCCCTGATGCCCAATCTGCGCAACACCAATTTCTACATCATGCTCCTGCTGGATGCGCTGGTTTTCGGGCTCTCCCTGTGGACGGCCTACCTGTTCCGGTTCGATTTTTCCATTCCTTCGGGCTTTGCGGTGCAGCTTCTGCGCCTGCTGCCCTATGCCGTGGCGGTCAAGCTCGGCGTTTTCTTGATCTTCGGCATGTACCGGGGCATGTGGCGCTATACCAGCCTCGGGGATCTCTGGAAGCTGCTGCGGCTTTCCTTTCTCCAGTCCGGGGCCCTGCTTTCCCTCATGCTCTTCGTGTTTCAGGCCGAGGCCTTTCCCCGCAGCGTGTTCATCCTCGACTGGGGGCTCTCCTTGGGCATGACCGCTGCCCTGCGCGTGGCCATCCGGGTCTTTTACGCCCGGTCATTGGGGCGGGCCGTGTCCGTTGCCGACAGGAAGCGGGTGCTGGTGATCGGCGCCGGGGACGATGCCGAGAAGATCATCCGGGAGATGATGGACAGCCACCGGCTCAACTACGAGCCCGTGGGGCTCATCGACGAGGATCGGGCCAAGCGGGGCAGAACCATTCACGGCGCGGCGGTGCTGGGCGGGCTGGACAGCCTCGAGGATGCGGTCGACCAGTATCGCGTGGACGAGATTTTCATTGCCGTGTCCGAGGCCACGCCCGAGGCCATGCGGGCCATGGTGGAGCGCTGCAAGGGCACGGGATTGCCCTACCGCATCCTGCCGGCCATGTCCGAAATCATGGACGGGCGGGTGGACGTCAAGGCCCTGCGCGACATCAGGTACCTGGACCTGCTCGGCCGGTCCCAGGTCAATCTGGATACCGGGCGCATCCAGTCCTATCTTTCGGGCCGGACCGTGCTGGTCACTGGCTGCGGCGGCTCCATCGGTTCCGAACTGTGCCGGCAGATCGTGCGCTTCAAGCCTTCCCGCCTGGTGCTCGTCGATGCCGGCGAATACAACCTCTACCAGATAGAGATGGAGCTGGTGCACGAGTTCGGGGTCGGGAATCTGGTGACCGTGCTCGGCAACATCACCGACGCCGAGCTCATGAACAGGGTTTTTGCCGAGTACAGGCCCTCGGTGGTCTTTCATGCCGCCGCCTACAAGCACGTGCCCATGCTGGAACGCAATCCGTGGCAGGCCGTGCGCAACAATATCCTGGGCTCCAGGGTGGTCATGGAAACGGCGGTGGCGCACGGCGTGGACCGTTTCGTGGTGGTTTCCACGGACAAGGCCGTGCGGCCCACCAACGTCATGGGGGCCAGCAAGCGCGTCACCGAACTGCTCATGCGCGAATACCAGGGCCGGGGCACCCGGTTCATGGCCGTGCGCTTCGGCAATGTCCTCGGGTCCAGCGGCTCGGTGGTGCCCCTGTTTCGCAGGCAGATCGAAAAGGGCGGCCCGGTGACCGTGACCCATCCGGAAGTGACCCGCTACTTCATGAGTATCGCCGAGGCGGCCCAGCTCATTCTCCAGGCCGGCAGCATGGGCGAGCCGGGCAACGGCGGCGAGATTTTCGTGTTGGACATGGGTGTGCCCGTGAAAATCGCGGACATGGCCCGTGACCTGATCCGGCTTTCCGGCAAGGAGCCGGACGTGGACGTGGAGATCGCGTTCACCGGGCTTCGCGAGGGCGAGAAGCTCTATGAGGAACTCATCACCGAGGGTGAGGGCATCGTGCGCACCGAGCACGACAAGATTCTCGTGCTCGGCCCCGCTGCCGAGGTCGGGTCCCCATCGCCGGACCTCGGCAGGGCCGTCGGAGATCTTCTTGCCGCCGCCAGCGCCCACGACGGCGCGGCAATCCGGGAACTGCTGGCCATATTGGTTCCCGAATACACCCCCGGTGGGTAG
- a CDS encoding HIT family protein, whose protein sequence is MSEECIFCKIIAGEIPCAKIYESETCLAFLDIAPVNKGHALVLPKEHHATIWELPSRLGEGFMDALAKVGAAVKDATGADGLNVMQNNLEAAGQLVPHVHFHLIPRFENDGLELWAQTPYEDNDEMNSLAERIRSTLG, encoded by the coding sequence ATGAGCGAAGAATGTATTTTTTGTAAAATCATTGCAGGGGAGATTCCCTGCGCCAAGATATACGAGTCCGAAACCTGCCTGGCGTTTCTGGATATCGCCCCGGTGAACAAGGGCCATGCCCTGGTGCTGCCCAAGGAGCACCACGCCACCATCTGGGAGCTGCCCTCCCGGTTGGGCGAAGGATTCATGGACGCTCTGGCCAAGGTCGGGGCTGCCGTGAAGGATGCCACCGGCGCGGACGGGCTCAATGTCATGCAGAACAATCTCGAAGCCGCGGGGCAGTTGGTGCCGCACGTGCATTTTCATCTGATTCCCCGGTTCGAGAACGATGGTTTGGAGCTTTGGGCGCAAACGCCCTATGAAGACAACGATGAGATGAATTCGCTTGCGGAAAGGATCCGCAGCACATTGGGGTAG
- a CDS encoding integration host factor subunit alpha has protein sequence MSGQTLTKAGIVDYIYERTDKNRAEIKDLVETILDVMKGAIKKDHALLVSGFGKFEAYDKKARKGRNPQTSATITLPPRKVVVFRLSRKFRSELNP, from the coding sequence ATGAGTGGACAAACACTGACCAAGGCCGGAATCGTCGATTACATCTATGAGCGTACCGACAAGAACCGGGCCGAGATCAAGGACCTCGTCGAAACCATTCTGGACGTCATGAAGGGCGCCATCAAGAAGGACCATGCCCTGCTGGTCAGCGGTTTCGGCAAATTCGAAGCCTATGACAAGAAGGCGCGCAAGGGCCGCAACCCGCAGACCAGCGCCACCATCACCCTGCCGCCGCGCAAGGTGGTCGTGTTCCGCCTGTCCAGGAAGTTTCGTTCCGAGCTGAACCCCTAG
- a CDS encoding SPOR domain-containing protein has protein sequence MNKYIKLFALLLLATALAAAGCARKSIETTPPVTQQPAPQKPAKVVKKPAVVEKPAPKVVKEPAIQETDIIEQDLGPFKPSNKGLAYIQVGAYADQVGAKAAMSRLIADGYKGSRFSKNETDGFFRVQAGVFPDRETAERALKKLRVIYPDSFILIEKTKKEAQ, from the coding sequence ATGAACAAATACATCAAACTGTTTGCACTGTTGTTGCTGGCAACGGCCCTTGCCGCCGCCGGGTGCGCCCGCAAGTCCATTGAGACGACGCCCCCGGTCACGCAGCAGCCGGCCCCTCAAAAGCCGGCCAAGGTCGTGAAGAAGCCCGCCGTGGTGGAGAAACCGGCCCCCAAGGTCGTGAAGGAACCCGCCATCCAGGAAACGGACATCATCGAGCAGGACCTGGGGCCGTTCAAGCCCTCCAACAAGGGGCTGGCCTATATTCAGGTGGGTGCCTACGCCGATCAGGTCGGCGCCAAGGCCGCCATGTCCCGCCTCATTGCGGACGGGTACAAGGGCTCGAGATTCTCCAAGAACGAAACCGACGGATTCTTCCGCGTCCAGGCCGGGGTCTTCCCGGACCGGGAAACCGCGGAACGGGCGCTCAAGAAATTGCGCGTCATCTATCCCGACAGCTTCATCCTGATCGAAAAGACAAAAAAAGAAGCGCAATAA
- a CDS encoding cell division protein FtsX, with amino-acid sequence MIGQLLRLTGRGLADFRIHPWAHLLTLVAVAMVSLLAGFILLALHNIDLHLLKSRGEVQFQVYWSADATPELIQTQWETIGAMDHLVEIKGFTPQDALLELADTLGKTGDFSWLKDQNPLPYSALTSFAVPPEAQQEGWAADILTGLKAMDGVEKVTYTPLQADLARGWRVISRAIIWPIIGFLGLVVGLVVGNTIRLSLLTRMDEIEILSLVGAKPWYVRWPLLTGGMVQGLLGSAAGIGLLKLAQNALAETLNIAPLFIEIRFLPWEHCALMCGAVTLVAALSSWVAVR; translated from the coding sequence ATGATAGGGCAACTCCTCCGCCTCACCGGACGCGGCCTCGCCGACTTCAGGATCCACCCCTGGGCGCACCTGCTGACCCTGGTGGCCGTGGCCATGGTCTCGCTCCTGGCCGGGTTCATCCTGCTGGCCCTGCACAACATAGACCTGCACCTGCTCAAGTCGCGCGGGGAAGTGCAGTTCCAGGTCTACTGGAGCGCCGACGCCACACCCGAGCTGATCCAGACCCAATGGGAAACCATCGGCGCCATGGACCATCTGGTGGAAATCAAAGGATTCACGCCCCAGGACGCGCTGCTGGAGCTGGCCGACACACTGGGCAAGACCGGCGACTTTTCCTGGCTCAAGGACCAGAACCCCCTGCCCTATTCGGCCCTGACCTCGTTTGCCGTGCCGCCCGAGGCGCAGCAGGAGGGCTGGGCGGCGGACATCCTGACCGGGCTCAAGGCCATGGACGGCGTGGAAAAGGTCACCTACACCCCGCTGCAGGCCGACCTGGCCCGGGGATGGCGAGTCATCAGCCGGGCCATCATCTGGCCCATCATCGGGTTCCTGGGGCTGGTCGTCGGGCTGGTGGTGGGCAACACCATACGCCTCTCCCTGCTCACCCGGATGGACGAAATCGAGATCCTCTCCCTGGTGGGGGCCAAGCCATGGTATGTGCGCTGGCCGCTCCTGACCGGGGGCATGGTCCAGGGGCTGCTCGGCAGCGCCGCGGGCATCGGCCTGCTCAAGCTGGCGCAAAACGCGCTGGCCGAAACCCTGAACATCGCGCCCCTGTTCATCGAGATCCGCTTTCTGCCGTGGGAGCACTGCGCCCTGATGTGCGGGGCCGTGACCCTGGTGGCCGCCCTTTCCAGCTGGGTTGCGGTTCGGTAG
- the ftsE gene encoding cell division ATP-binding protein FtsE translates to MVEVQHLSYNFGSQWALKDISFSLGKGEFLFLTGHSGAGKTTLLRLLYGALPLTRGRAAVAGFELNKLKRRNVPSLRRRVGVVFQDFKILPRRSVFDNVAMALEVRGMPRSPLERRVRAIIRAMGLESKSYTLCERLSGGEQQRVAIARSMVTNPELILADEPTGNLDFDLTMHLMDIFKQFHTYGTSIIMATHSREVLEAVPDARILHLEQGRVVELDGEAIPGLDPETGEETE, encoded by the coding sequence ATGGTTGAGGTGCAACATCTATCCTACAATTTCGGTTCCCAGTGGGCGCTCAAGGACATCAGCTTCTCCCTGGGAAAAGGCGAATTCCTGTTCCTGACAGGTCATTCCGGCGCGGGCAAGACCACCCTGCTGCGGCTGCTCTACGGCGCGCTGCCCCTGACGCGGGGCCGGGCCGCGGTGGCCGGGTTCGAGCTCAACAAGCTCAAGCGCCGCAATGTGCCGAGCCTGCGGCGGCGCGTGGGCGTGGTCTTCCAGGACTTCAAGATCCTGCCCAGACGGTCCGTTTTCGACAACGTGGCCATGGCCCTGGAGGTGCGCGGCATGCCCCGTTCGCCCCTGGAACGCCGCGTGCGGGCCATCATCCGGGCCATGGGCCTGGAATCCAAGAGCTACACGCTCTGCGAACGCCTTTCCGGTGGCGAGCAGCAGCGCGTGGCCATTGCCCGCTCCATGGTCACCAACCCGGAACTGATCCTGGCCGACGAACCCACCGGCAACCTGGACTTCGACCTGACCATGCATCTCATGGACATCTTCAAGCAGTTCCACACCTACGGGACCTCCATCATCATGGCCACCCACAGCCGTGAAGTGCTGGAGGCCGTGCCCGACGCCCGCATCCTGCATCTGGAGCAGGGGCGCGTGGTGGAGCTGGACGGGGAAGCCATTCCCGGGCTCGATCCGGAAACCGGGGAGGAAACCGAATGA
- a CDS encoding deoxyribonuclease IV, whose amino-acid sequence MYLGSHMSIAGGLHKAFARIRAVDGTALQIFTRNQRQWKIPPLEERDIALFREEWRAWGDYPVAAHDSYLINLASPKEDAAAKSSAAFAEELRRCEALGVSWLVTHPGSHLGAGVEAGIERYVQRLDRTIEASDTENVTVLLETTAGQGTNLGSRFEELGEMIRASRHRDRLGVCYDTCHTFAAGYDIRTPEAYAATFAEFDRIVGLERIRFFHLNDSKTELGERKDRHEHIGQGAIGLEGFRSLMNDPRFREVGMSLETDKEEDLEDDRRNLAVLRGLVQND is encoded by the coding sequence ATGTATCTTGGATCGCACATGTCCATTGCCGGGGGCCTACACAAGGCCTTTGCCCGCATCCGGGCCGTGGACGGAACCGCACTGCAGATATTCACGCGCAACCAGCGCCAATGGAAAATACCGCCCCTGGAGGAACGAGACATCGCCCTGTTCCGGGAGGAATGGCGGGCCTGGGGGGACTATCCCGTGGCCGCCCACGACTCCTACCTCATCAACCTGGCCAGTCCCAAGGAGGACGCGGCCGCCAAGTCCTCCGCCGCCTTTGCCGAGGAGCTGCGCCGCTGCGAGGCCCTGGGCGTCTCCTGGCTGGTGACCCACCCTGGCTCGCATTTGGGAGCGGGCGTAGAGGCGGGCATCGAGCGCTACGTGCAACGCCTGGACCGGACCATCGAGGCCTCGGACACCGAGAACGTCACCGTGCTGCTGGAAACCACTGCCGGGCAGGGCACCAACCTGGGCTCGCGCTTCGAGGAGCTGGGCGAAATGATCCGGGCCAGCCGCCATAGGGACCGGCTCGGGGTCTGCTACGACACCTGCCACACCTTTGCGGCAGGATACGACATCCGTACCCCCGAGGCCTATGCCGCAACCTTTGCCGAGTTCGACCGCATCGTGGGGCTGGAGCGCATCCGCTTTTTCCACCTCAACGACAGCAAGACCGAACTGGGAGAACGCAAGGACCGGCACGAGCACATCGGGCAGGGCGCCATCGGGCTGGAGGGCTTTCGCAGCCTCATGAACGACCCGCGCTTCCGGGAAGTGGGCATGAGCCTGGAAACCGACAAGGAAGAGGACCTCGAGGACGACCGCCGAAACCTGGCCGTACTGCGCGGGTTGGTGCAAAATGATTGA
- the rnhA gene encoding ribonuclease HI has product MSDVTLYTDGSCLGNPGPGGYGAVLIFGEHRKELAQGFKDTTNNRMELRAVIEGLRALTRPCSVELYTDSKYVQQAITKGWLKNWQKNGWQTAAKKPVKNQDLWRDLMPLLEKHRIDFRWVKGHSGHPENERCDELARTAASGRNLLPDEQ; this is encoded by the coding sequence GTGAGTGACGTTACTTTGTATACGGACGGCTCCTGCCTGGGCAACCCCGGCCCGGGCGGTTACGGGGCGGTGCTCATCTTTGGCGAGCACCGCAAGGAGCTTGCCCAGGGGTTCAAGGATACCACCAACAACCGCATGGAGCTGCGGGCCGTCATCGAGGGACTCCGGGCCCTGACCCGTCCCTGTTCCGTGGAGCTTTACACGGATTCCAAATACGTGCAGCAGGCCATCACCAAGGGCTGGCTCAAGAACTGGCAGAAAAACGGTTGGCAGACCGCGGCCAAGAAGCCGGTCAAGAACCAGGACCTGTGGCGGGATCTCATGCCGCTTCTGGAAAAGCACCGGATCGATTTCCGCTGGGTCAAGGGCCACAGCGGGCATCCGGAGAACGAGCGGTGCGACGAACTGGCCAGGACGGCGGCGTCGGGAAGGAATCTTCTTCCGGACGAGCAGTAG
- a CDS encoding PAS domain S-box protein, which translates to MARPTFLSILRKKLRIWIFLPSLVFVLGLGILMANSAYNEVKKRNRTVSGAISYYISSYIDGSLHALRYFSKRIAPGESDMKKSLENFYGAYPHFERLLWLSREGTILAAAPAGAEGLPFPIKIAPQPGGSIITRPIVSPESGHPVIYLGVPHPAGNMLVGEMDTLTLSQHLGGMLPPGNIIILTDAFGNIVSHPDRAKVLRQENIGDMPLLQAREQEGRVLTKMFTHEDRLYIGSLARIPGEDWKIMILSQASTVFIPVIQAVLALIALVTTLFLIARALLGNSIKTGLVLPLEDFIDDIKQLAAGGDIADAPFRATYRELEAVEEEFRTMSREVRGREEELCENAERYRALFEDNQLVLLLVDPVTGGIMDSNKQAARYYGYTRTTLNALTIHDLDANSRDTVQGMIDTVQANHDASHFRTRHKLAGDVLRDVEVHVSPMTIRGEPRNFVTVIDIARESEVPADPDDA; encoded by the coding sequence ATGGCGCGTCCCACCTTTCTGTCCATACTCAGAAAAAAACTGCGCATCTGGATATTCCTGCCCAGCCTCGTCTTTGTCCTCGGCCTGGGAATCCTGATGGCCAACAGCGCCTACAACGAGGTGAAAAAACGCAACCGAACGGTCTCGGGGGCCATCTCCTACTATATTTCCTCCTACATCGACGGCTCCCTGCACGCCCTCAGGTATTTTTCCAAGCGCATCGCCCCCGGGGAAAGCGACATGAAAAAATCCTTGGAGAACTTCTACGGCGCCTATCCCCATTTCGAACGCCTGCTCTGGCTTTCCAGGGAAGGCACCATACTGGCGGCCGCACCCGCCGGTGCCGAGGGGCTGCCGTTCCCCATCAAGATCGCCCCGCAGCCGGGCGGCTCCATCATCACCAGGCCCATCGTCTCCCCGGAATCAGGACACCCCGTCATCTACCTGGGCGTGCCCCATCCCGCCGGCAACATGCTCGTGGGAGAAATGGACACTCTGACCCTTTCCCAACACCTGGGAGGCATGCTTCCGCCGGGCAACATCATCATCCTCACGGACGCCTTCGGGAATATCGTCTCCCATCCGGACAGGGCCAAGGTGCTCCGCCAGGAAAACATCGGCGATATGCCCCTGCTACAGGCCCGGGAGCAGGAGGGCCGCGTCCTCACGAAAATGTTCACCCACGAGGACCGCCTGTATATCGGCTCCCTGGCCCGCATCCCGGGCGAAGACTGGAAAATCATGATCCTGAGTCAGGCCTCCACCGTCTTCATTCCGGTCATCCAGGCCGTCCTGGCGCTGATCGCCCTGGTGACCACCCTGTTCCTGATCGCCAGGGCCCTGCTCGGAAATTCCATCAAAACCGGCCTGGTCCTCCCCCTGGAAGACTTCATCGACGACATCAAGCAACTGGCGGCAGGCGGAGACATTGCCGACGCTCCCTTCCGGGCGACCTACCGTGAGCTGGAAGCCGTGGAAGAGGAATTCCGAACGATGTCCCGGGAGGTTCGGGGCAGAGAAGAGGAACTCTGCGAAAACGCCGAACGGTACAGGGCCCTGTTTGAGGACAACCAGCTGGTGCTGCTCCTGGTGGATCCGGTCACGGGCGGGATCATGGACAGCAACAAGCAGGCGGCCCGGTACTACGGCTACACCCGCACCACGCTCAACGCCCTGACCATCCACGACCTGGACGCCAACTCCCGCGACACGGTGCAGGGAATGATCGACACCGTGCAGGCCAATCACGACGCCTCCCACTTCCGCACCCGGCACAAGCTGGCCGGGGACGTGCTGCGGGACGTGGAGGTCCATGTCAGCCCCATGACCATCCGGGGCGAGCCGAGAAACTTCGTCACGGTCATCGACATCGCCCGCGAATCCGAAGTCCCCGCCGATCCGGACGACGCATAA
- a CDS encoding ABC transporter substrate-binding protein, with protein sequence MRTASRLSLCLFILLLLAAGCDSFSPVDIGFVGQLTGKFSDLGVAGRNGAQLAVKEANLQGGIDGRDIRLFPKDDGNTPATAIQAVQELMDQGCVAVVGPMTSGIGVALAPHLETIMISPTSSSPALSDKDDFFFRVVAVNTARARSLAEYARNRDITRVFIIGDQDNADYVNTFNNAFANRFAELGGSIPGTLEYSSNELRNWDELLEAIAQSNPQALVMSASARDVAALARRLKSRGLNLPVFCPAWSYTPEVIQAGGDSVEGFIFATVYSADNQRKEFQDFKKRFIDRYGAPPGFAATYAYEATTALITGLRRTDGGLEGLKQALLEEDNYPGIIGEFRFNEYGDVEREDFISTVKNGRFVLLNQE encoded by the coding sequence ATGCGCACGGCATCAAGACTCAGCCTCTGCCTTTTCATCCTCCTGCTGCTCGCCGCAGGATGCGATTCCTTTTCGCCCGTGGACATCGGTTTCGTGGGCCAGCTCACCGGCAAATTCTCGGACCTGGGCGTCGCGGGGCGCAACGGCGCGCAACTGGCCGTGAAGGAAGCCAACCTCCAGGGCGGCATTGACGGCCGCGACATCCGGCTTTTCCCCAAGGACGACGGCAACACCCCGGCCACAGCCATCCAGGCCGTTCAGGAGCTCATGGACCAGGGCTGCGTGGCCGTGGTCGGCCCCATGACCAGCGGCATCGGCGTGGCCCTGGCGCCCCATCTCGAAACGATCATGATCTCGCCCACCTCCTCGTCCCCGGCACTGAGCGACAAGGACGACTTCTTTTTCCGGGTCGTGGCAGTGAACACGGCCCGCGCCCGATCCCTGGCCGAGTACGCCAGGAACAGGGATATCACCAGGGTGTTCATCATCGGCGACCAGGACAACGCCGACTACGTAAACACCTTCAACAACGCCTTTGCGAACCGGTTCGCCGAACTGGGCGGAAGCATACCGGGAACGCTCGAATATTCCTCCAACGAGCTGCGCAACTGGGACGAACTGCTGGAGGCCATCGCGCAGAGCAATCCGCAGGCCCTGGTCATGTCCGCCTCGGCCCGCGACGTGGCCGCCCTGGCCAGGAGGCTCAAAAGCCGGGGGCTGAACCTGCCGGTGTTCTGTCCGGCCTGGTCCTACACCCCGGAGGTGATCCAGGCGGGCGGGGACTCCGTGGAGGGCTTCATCTTCGCCACGGTCTATTCCGCGGACAACCAGCGCAAGGAATTCCAGGACTTCAAAAAGCGATTCATCGACCGCTACGGCGCGCCTCCGGGATTCGCGGCGACCTACGCCTATGAGGCCACCACGGCGCTCATCACCGGGCTGCGCAGGACCGACGGCGGCCTGGAAGGGCTCAAGCAGGCCCTGCTGGAGGAAGATAATTACCCGGGCATCATCGGAGAATTCCGCTTCAATGAATACGGCGACGTCGAACGGGAGGACTTCATCTCCACCGTGAAAAACGGCCGCTTCGTCCTGCTGAACCAGGAGTGA